One Miscanthus floridulus cultivar M001 chromosome 11, ASM1932011v1, whole genome shotgun sequence DNA window includes the following coding sequences:
- the LOC136492245 gene encoding splicing factor Cactin-like, whose amino-acid sequence MNLHGGGPRSSSALLIRSRAASPAIAREEWEATRPSNALRSAVRRRAASVSEKLAARGLGAFVWRKKLDRDLSRGILPGIVSVRSERRRCLARRREAAGVRAASAAARRASSPPPVPPAASLARAEEEEAKEAAFLLQQGRLRAAIRFAEGRPRRIDMLVESLRGARRGALAAFRGASAEELKELGEEIGTLADLDRENGRFWEAAQLLCDAEMVKAAGAGADGRSGRSLHSEVAADVMSVVEGKSIEELEAMQQTIAARMADGESKVVDQLQEVTELIRVEKARSSWRRTTPPATTRRHRCRPPSLTRRTRNSRTGARTMGRGADEEGSEPLGAVALPPTETLPAGPEWRKPRYVARVRTGHEWNKYNRVHYDHDHDHDHPPPKVVKGYTFVLHYPDLDLAGGKPPQYTVEEDGSGSDETCIVRFHAGWPYEDVAFRMVNREWERSRKAGFRSTFDRGVLRLSFHFKRVFYRR is encoded by the exons ATGAATCTGCACGGAGGCGGACCACGGTCGTCTTCAGCC CTTTTGATTCGATCTCGCGCCGCCTCCCCCGCGATCGCGCGCGAGGAGTGGGAGGCCACGCGGCCGTCCAACGCGCTGCGCAGCGCcgtccgccgccgcgccgcctcgGTGTCAGAGAAGCTGGCGGCGCGCGGCCTCGGCGCGTTCGTGTGGCGCAAGAAGCTGGACCGCGACCTCTCCCGCGGCATCCTCCCGGGCATCGTCTCGGTCCGGTCCGAGCGGCGCCGCTGCCTCGCGCGCCGCAGGGAGGCCGCCGGGGTCAGGGCGGCGTCGGCCGCGGCGCGACgcgcgtcgtcgccgccgccggtgccTCCTGCCGCGTCGCTGGCtagggcggaggaggaggaggccaaggaGGCCGCGTTCCTCCTCCAGCAGGGCAGGCTCCGGGCCGCGATACGGTTCGCCGAGGGGCGCCCCCGGCGCATCGACATGCTCGTGGAGTCTCTCCGCGGGGCGCGCCGGGGCGCGCTCGCGGCGTTCCGTGGCGCGTCCGCGGAGGAGCTGAAGGAGCTGGGCGAGGAGATCGGGACGCTGGCCGATCTTGACAGGGAGAACGGGCGTTTCTGGGAGGCCGCCCAGTTACTCTGCGATGCCGAGATGGTGAAGGCCGCCGGCGCCGGGGCGGACGGACGCAGCGGCAGGTCCTTGCACTCGGAGGTTGCGGCCGACGTGATGAGCGTCGTCGAGGGGAAGAGCATCGAAGAGCTTGAAGCAATGCAGCAGACCATCGCCGCTCGGATGGCCGACGGCGAGTCCAAGGTCGTCGACCAATTGCAGGAGGTGACGGAGCTCATCCGGGTCGAGAAGGCAAGAAGTTCCTGGCGCAGAACTACTCCACCTGCGACGACGCGCCGGCACCGGTGCCGCCCTCCGTCTCTGACTAGGAGAACACGGAACAGCCGAACAGGAGCGCGGACAATGGGGAGGGGCGCCGATGAGGAGGGGTCGGAGCCGCTCGGCGCGGTGGCGTTGCCGCCGACAGAGACGCTGCCCGCGGGGCCGGAGTGGAGGAAGCCCAGGTACGTGGCGCGGGTGCGGACGGGGCATGAGTGGAACAAGTACAACCGCGTGCACtacgaccacgaccacgaccacgaccacccGCCGCCCAAGGTCGTGAAGGGCTACACGTTCGTGCTCCACTACCCGGACCTGGACCTCGCCGGCGGGAAGCCTCCGCAGTACACCGTCGAGGAGGACGGCAGCGGGAGCGACGAGACCTGCATCGTCAGGTTCCACGCGGGGTGGCCGTACGAGGACGTCGCGTTCAGGATGGTCAACAGGGAGTGGGAGCGCTCGCGGAAGGCGGGGTTCAGGAGCACCTTTGACAGGGGCGTCCTGCGTCTCAGCTTCCACTTCAAGCGCGTCTTCTACCGGAGATGA
- the LOC136493473 gene encoding acyl-CoA hydrolase 2-like isoform X2, translating to MDREEVTEFLGQVPLLQCLPGSSIRRIAEAVEVRNYEPGDYVAREGEPVDGLYIILDGQAEVSAPTNAEEANRPDYVLNKYDYFGYGSNSSVHQVNVVALSKLTCFILPNQYGHLLQPKTIWNAEETPEHSLLEQILHLEPLEVDIFRGFTLPEAPTFRQVFGGQFIGQALAAASKTVDCLKMVHSLHAIFLVAGDNNIPIIYQVHRARDGSSFATRKVEAKQKGLVVFTLIASFQKEEVGFEHQAAIMPDVPPPEQLLNLEEIRERRLTDPRFPSQYRNLAAKKKFTPWPIEMRFCEDSASQHKPSLNYWFRARGKLSDDQALHRCVVAYASDLLYSGVSLNPHRVKGLKTYSLSLDHSIWFHKPVKADEWLLYVIESPSAHGGRGFVTGRMFNRQGELIMSLTQEALIRREKPRGPNPRPKL from the exons ATGGATCGTGAAGAAG TGACCGAGTTCCTGGGGCAGGTGCCCCTCCTGCAGTGCCTCCCGGGTTCCTCCATCCGCAGAATCGCCGAAGCCGTCGAGGTCAGGAACTACG AACCTGGTGACTATGTCGCTCGCGAAGGTGAACCTGTTGATGGCCTTTACATCATATTGGATGGTCAG GCTGAAGTTTCTGCTCCTACGAATGCCGAAGAAGCCAACCGCCCAGACTATGTGTTAAATAAATACGACTACTTTGGTTACG GAAGTAATAGTTCTGTTCATCAAGTAAATGTTGTTGCACTATCAAAG CTGACCTGCTTCATATTGCCCAATCAATATGGACATTTGTTACAACCAAAAACAATTTGGAATGCGGAGGAAACACCTGAACATTCTTTGCTGGAACAAATTTTGCACTTAGAACCACTAGAG GTCGATATCTTCCGTGGGTTTACTTTGCCAGAAGCTCCAACTTTTAGGCAAGTTTTTGGAGGACAATTCATTGGACAG GCACTAGCAGCAGCATCCAAGACTGTTGATTGTCTAAAaatggtgcacagtttgcatgcGATTTTTCTTGTTGCTGGAGACAATAACA TACCAATAATATATCAAGTTCATCGGGCACGTGATGGATCCAGCTTTGCCACAAGAAAAGTGGAGGCAAAGCAGAAGGGACTAGTTGTATTCACCTTGATTGCTTCTTTCCAG AAGGAAGAAGTGGGTTTTGAGCATCAGGCTGCAATCATGCCTGATGTTCCTCCTCCAGAACAG CTCCTTAATCTGGAGGAGATACGAGAAAGACGGCTTACTGATCCACGCTTCCCATC CCAATATAGGAACTTGGCAGCTAAAAAGAAGTTTACTCCTTGGCCCATAGAAATGAGATTCTGTGAAGATTCAGCATCTCAACATAAACCAAG CTTAAACTACTGGTTTAGAGCTCGGGGAAAACTTTCAGACGACCAAGCTCTCCATAG ATGTGTTGTAGCATATGCTTCGGATCTACTATATTCTGGTGTGAGCCTTAACCCTCATCGAGTGAAGGGTTTGAAGACATACTCGCTCAGTCTTGATCATTC CATCTGGTTCCACAAACCTGTGAAGGCTGACGAATGGTTGCTGTATGTG ATCGAGAGCCCATCTGCGCACGGTGGTCGGGGTTTCGTCACTGGACGCATGTTCAACAGGCAAGGAGAG CTTATCATGTCGCTGACCCAAGAGGCGTTGATTAGAAGGGAGAAGCCACGAGGACCAAATCCAAGGCCGAAGCTTTGA
- the LOC136493473 gene encoding acyl-CoA hydrolase 2-like isoform X1: MDREEGKATPVRTSPNLGAILANLGPGCHWCAVTEFLGQVPLLQCLPGSSIRRIAEAVEVRNYEPGDYVAREGEPVDGLYIILDGQAEVSAPTNAEEANRPDYVLNKYDYFGYGSNSSVHQVNVVALSKLTCFILPNQYGHLLQPKTIWNAEETPEHSLLEQILHLEPLEVDIFRGFTLPEAPTFRQVFGGQFIGQALAAASKTVDCLKMVHSLHAIFLVAGDNNIPIIYQVHRARDGSSFATRKVEAKQKGLVVFTLIASFQKEEVGFEHQAAIMPDVPPPEQLLNLEEIRERRLTDPRFPSQYRNLAAKKKFTPWPIEMRFCEDSASQHKPSLNYWFRARGKLSDDQALHRCVVAYASDLLYSGVSLNPHRVKGLKTYSLSLDHSIWFHKPVKADEWLLYVIESPSAHGGRGFVTGRMFNRQGELIMSLTQEALIRREKPRGPNPRPKL; the protein is encoded by the exons ATGGATCGTGAAGAAGGTAAAGCAACGCCAGTGCGGACCTCGCCGAATTTGGGTGCGATTCTGGCTAATCTGGGGCCTGGTTGCCATTGGTGTGCAGTGACCGAGTTCCTGGGGCAGGTGCCCCTCCTGCAGTGCCTCCCGGGTTCCTCCATCCGCAGAATCGCCGAAGCCGTCGAGGTCAGGAACTACG AACCTGGTGACTATGTCGCTCGCGAAGGTGAACCTGTTGATGGCCTTTACATCATATTGGATGGTCAG GCTGAAGTTTCTGCTCCTACGAATGCCGAAGAAGCCAACCGCCCAGACTATGTGTTAAATAAATACGACTACTTTGGTTACG GAAGTAATAGTTCTGTTCATCAAGTAAATGTTGTTGCACTATCAAAG CTGACCTGCTTCATATTGCCCAATCAATATGGACATTTGTTACAACCAAAAACAATTTGGAATGCGGAGGAAACACCTGAACATTCTTTGCTGGAACAAATTTTGCACTTAGAACCACTAGAG GTCGATATCTTCCGTGGGTTTACTTTGCCAGAAGCTCCAACTTTTAGGCAAGTTTTTGGAGGACAATTCATTGGACAG GCACTAGCAGCAGCATCCAAGACTGTTGATTGTCTAAAaatggtgcacagtttgcatgcGATTTTTCTTGTTGCTGGAGACAATAACA TACCAATAATATATCAAGTTCATCGGGCACGTGATGGATCCAGCTTTGCCACAAGAAAAGTGGAGGCAAAGCAGAAGGGACTAGTTGTATTCACCTTGATTGCTTCTTTCCAG AAGGAAGAAGTGGGTTTTGAGCATCAGGCTGCAATCATGCCTGATGTTCCTCCTCCAGAACAG CTCCTTAATCTGGAGGAGATACGAGAAAGACGGCTTACTGATCCACGCTTCCCATC CCAATATAGGAACTTGGCAGCTAAAAAGAAGTTTACTCCTTGGCCCATAGAAATGAGATTCTGTGAAGATTCAGCATCTCAACATAAACCAAG CTTAAACTACTGGTTTAGAGCTCGGGGAAAACTTTCAGACGACCAAGCTCTCCATAG ATGTGTTGTAGCATATGCTTCGGATCTACTATATTCTGGTGTGAGCCTTAACCCTCATCGAGTGAAGGGTTTGAAGACATACTCGCTCAGTCTTGATCATTC CATCTGGTTCCACAAACCTGTGAAGGCTGACGAATGGTTGCTGTATGTG ATCGAGAGCCCATCTGCGCACGGTGGTCGGGGTTTCGTCACTGGACGCATGTTCAACAGGCAAGGAGAG CTTATCATGTCGCTGACCCAAGAGGCGTTGATTAGAAGGGAGAAGCCACGAGGACCAAATCCAAGGCCGAAGCTTTGA